In Halorientalis sp. LT38, a genomic segment contains:
- a CDS encoding acylneuraminate cytidylyltransferase family protein has product MSSDTALGLIPARGGSKGVPGKNVKELAGDPLIAHTIRAARNSRLDAVVVSTDDEETEGVAEDYGAEVPFLRPDHLATDEAAMEPVIEHAIEFVTSEWERKCDPDTVVLLQPTSPLRTAADINGALDRYRDTDANSLVSTYEDHSYRWERTSDGAVRKNYAGDRKRRQDKQPEYVENGAIYIADCDGFRRTADLQVGTTELYVMDQRSSVDIDTEFDFWLAERLLEYEDK; this is encoded by the coding sequence ATGTCTAGTGACACCGCCCTCGGTCTGATTCCCGCCCGTGGTGGATCGAAGGGTGTCCCAGGAAAGAACGTCAAAGAGCTTGCCGGGGACCCGCTGATCGCGCACACCATCCGCGCAGCACGCAACTCACGGCTAGACGCCGTAGTCGTCTCGACCGACGACGAGGAAACCGAAGGTGTCGCAGAGGACTACGGAGCCGAGGTACCGTTTCTACGACCGGACCACCTCGCGACAGATGAGGCCGCGATGGAGCCTGTTATTGAGCATGCGATCGAGTTCGTGACGTCCGAGTGGGAGCGGAAATGTGATCCCGATACGGTTGTGCTCTTACAGCCGACGTCGCCGTTGCGGACCGCTGCGGATATCAATGGGGCCCTCGATCGATATCGGGACACAGACGCCAACTCATTGGTCTCGACTTACGAAGACCACAGTTATCGCTGGGAACGAACCAGTGACGGTGCAGTCAGGAAGAACTACGCCGGTGACCGAAAACGACGACAGGATAAGCAGCCGGAGTACGTCGAAAACGGTGCAATATACATCGCCGATTGCGACGGGTTCCGCAGGACGGCCGATTTACAGGTCGGGACGACGGAACTGTACGTGATGGACCAACGGTCATCCGTCGACATCGACACCGAGTTCGACTTCTGGCTCGCGGAACGATTACTGGAGTACGAGGACAAGTGA
- a CDS encoding N-acetylneuraminate synthase family protein, with translation MTTLDINGLTIGGDARPYIIAEAGTNFRGDVTLGKRFIEEAAKAGADAVKFQTHIRDAEMSEPGMQELGFGDLYERLREQELSLDEHRELQAHCADNGVDFLSTPFSVEGVSRLAELEPPAVKIGSGELTNYHLLDAAAATGKPLLISTGMSDSDEVRDACSFVADRTDQFALFYCVSAYPTATSDLNLDQIEEMQSEFGVPVGFSDHSTGIEAAAVAMARGADIVEKHFTIDRRLPGGDQEVSIEPDELAALVDYADLVDETRGLDEGLLPEERSIKEWANHSVVATERIEEGDELTERNVTTKRPGTGIPASEFFDVLGKTVIRDIEPDTVLQPDDLRRE, from the coding sequence ATGACGACGCTCGACATCAACGGACTGACGATCGGTGGCGACGCTCGGCCCTACATTATTGCGGAAGCAGGGACGAACTTCCGTGGCGACGTAACACTCGGAAAGCGATTCATCGAAGAAGCGGCGAAAGCGGGCGCAGATGCAGTCAAGTTCCAGACACACATCCGGGACGCGGAGATGTCCGAGCCCGGCATGCAGGAACTCGGATTCGGCGATCTCTACGAACGGCTGCGAGAACAGGAGCTGAGTCTTGACGAGCATCGCGAGCTTCAGGCCCACTGTGCAGACAACGGTGTCGACTTCCTCTCGACGCCGTTCTCGGTCGAGGGCGTATCGAGGCTGGCCGAACTTGAGCCACCAGCGGTCAAGATTGGGTCAGGTGAATTGACGAACTACCATCTGCTGGATGCGGCGGCGGCAACAGGAAAACCGCTCCTGATCTCTACGGGAATGAGCGATTCGGACGAGGTCCGCGATGCCTGTTCGTTCGTCGCCGACCGAACCGACCAGTTTGCCCTCTTCTACTGCGTTTCGGCGTATCCGACGGCGACGTCGGACCTGAATCTCGACCAGATCGAGGAGATGCAGTCGGAGTTCGGGGTGCCCGTCGGCTTCTCCGACCATTCGACTGGTATCGAGGCAGCCGCCGTGGCAATGGCTCGCGGTGCGGACATCGTCGAGAAACACTTCACCATCGACAGACGACTCCCCGGCGGTGATCAGGAGGTGTCCATCGAGCCAGACGAACTGGCGGCGCTCGTGGACTACGCCGACCTCGTAGACGAGACGCGCGGTCTGGACGAAGGGCTGCTTCCCGAGGAACGCTCTATCAAGGAGTGGGCCAACCACAGCGTCGTCGCGACTGAACGAATCGAAGAAGGGGACGAACTGACCGAACGGAACGTCACGACGAAACGCCCCGGGACGGGTATTCCTGCGTCGGAGTTCTTCGACGTACTCGGTAAGACGGTAATTCGGGATATCGAACCGGACACGGTACTCCAGCCTGACGATCTGCGTCGCGAATAA
- a CDS encoding FkbM family methyltransferase, with protein sequence MAVEKLSKALTIYDENGFWQLVSRTYRHLRYLIRTHVLFRYYSLRGSWPVRIGDSSYSLTTPSTAEMTEITYCTRNEAWILDAIEDELQSGDVFWDVGANIGIYSLLAGTNSADVSVVSFEPYPPNAASLRRNLDYNDISATVVEKALGDTRGTIGFDITSEEGVDGSAAVDSGAESPCEVVPGDSLVHDDGIAPPDVLKIDVEGAELDVLDGLAETLSSGNCRTIYCEVHLSSSDRPSIEDFGGSFDELKRTLRTHGYELSITDRDNEKHVLARRSQ encoded by the coding sequence ATGGCCGTAGAGAAGCTGTCGAAAGCACTGACAATATACGACGAAAACGGCTTTTGGCAATTGGTTTCACGAACTTACCGGCATCTGCGATATCTGATTCGAACGCACGTTCTGTTCAGGTACTACTCTCTCAGGGGCTCTTGGCCGGTGCGTATTGGGGACTCTTCGTATTCGCTTACGACCCCATCAACTGCGGAGATGACCGAGATCACGTACTGCACTCGAAACGAAGCGTGGATTCTCGACGCCATCGAGGACGAACTGCAATCCGGTGACGTGTTCTGGGACGTCGGTGCGAACATCGGAATATATTCGCTGTTGGCTGGGACGAACTCGGCGGACGTGTCTGTGGTGAGTTTCGAACCGTACCCACCGAACGCTGCCTCACTCCGGCGTAATCTCGACTACAACGATATCTCAGCGACCGTCGTAGAGAAAGCACTCGGCGACACTCGTGGCACGATCGGATTCGACATCACCTCCGAAGAAGGGGTCGACGGGTCCGCCGCTGTCGATAGCGGTGCCGAATCGCCGTGCGAGGTCGTCCCTGGTGACTCGCTCGTTCACGACGACGGCATCGCTCCACCCGACGTGCTGAAGATAGACGTCGAAGGTGCGGAACTGGACGTCTTGGACGGTCTGGCGGAGACGCTATCGAGCGGCAACTGTCGGACAATTTACTGTGAAGTACACCTCTCGTCGAGTGATCGGCCGTCGATCGAAGACTTCGGGGGATCGTTCGACGAATTGAAACGGACGCTACGGACGCACGGATACGAGTTGTCGATCACTGACCGAGACAACGAGAAACACGTTCTCGCACGGCGATCGCAGTAG
- a CDS encoding sulfatase: MKPNILLIVMDSVRAHNLSLYGHEHDTTPFLREFSDRATVYTQARAPGTFSLTSHASMFTGHHVVEHRVPSRKYGLEPGHTIWDELRNEYGYETGVFSQNTFITDEAFGLASGFETRNNGPPLPDDLPFPEALDFRGISGGNYAGSFRKAVTSNHPVRSLLNGVATVVPSQYLPDGAKARRGNTADVYTDYFLDWHDDRDQQWAACLNFMDAHARYLPKAKHDKWGNEWVRQKARQYDSWTCYTDTEAWSEVAALEAMYDGAIHQVDAQLERLLTELENRGNLDETLVVITSDHGETFGEQSLVRPGVRLTTHGIGIHETLLHVPLVTKHPNQTEGAVIEDLSTLTAFPAAVRSAVEGEGDRERFCPDGPVLATSTNIDYKDKRELKEIGINDFEKFEDWAHAIYTKVDNSIQKHATWGDDAATISLPDGFWPFKLSSRGDDRVNRFLEMFEDAGLCIDLDGDVDDETVQQLQDLGYF; the protein is encoded by the coding sequence ATGAAACCGAATATTCTGCTGATCGTTATGGATAGTGTCCGCGCCCACAATCTAAGTCTCTACGGTCACGAGCACGACACGACTCCGTTTCTTCGCGAATTCAGCGATCGCGCGACGGTTTATACACAGGCTCGCGCCCCAGGGACGTTCTCATTGACGAGTCACGCGAGCATGTTTACAGGACATCATGTCGTAGAACATCGCGTCCCAAGCAGGAAATACGGTCTGGAACCTGGCCACACCATTTGGGACGAACTCCGGAATGAATACGGATACGAGACTGGTGTCTTTTCACAAAATACGTTCATTACTGATGAGGCGTTTGGCCTTGCATCGGGGTTTGAAACGAGGAACAACGGACCACCACTCCCAGACGATCTCCCCTTCCCGGAAGCACTCGACTTCAGGGGTATCAGTGGTGGCAATTATGCCGGCTCCTTCCGCAAGGCCGTGACGAGTAACCATCCCGTACGCTCACTCCTGAATGGGGTCGCGACGGTGGTACCCTCCCAGTATCTTCCTGACGGAGCGAAAGCCAGACGCGGTAATACTGCGGACGTCTACACCGATTATTTCCTCGACTGGCACGACGATCGAGATCAGCAGTGGGCTGCCTGTCTCAACTTCATGGACGCTCACGCGCGATACCTACCCAAAGCTAAACACGACAAGTGGGGGAATGAATGGGTTCGCCAGAAAGCTCGCCAGTACGATTCTTGGACGTGTTATACAGACACGGAGGCCTGGTCGGAAGTGGCGGCCTTGGAGGCAATGTACGATGGCGCGATACATCAGGTCGATGCCCAATTAGAGCGGTTGCTAACTGAATTGGAGAACCGAGGCAATCTCGATGAGACGCTCGTCGTGATCACGAGTGACCACGGGGAAACGTTCGGGGAACAAAGTCTCGTTCGACCTGGGGTCAGATTGACGACACACGGAATCGGCATCCACGAAACGTTACTGCACGTTCCACTCGTCACGAAACATCCCAATCAAACTGAGGGAGCCGTGATCGAGGATCTGTCCACTTTGACGGCATTCCCGGCGGCGGTTCGTTCGGCGGTTGAAGGCGAGGGAGATCGGGAGCGGTTCTGTCCAGACGGTCCTGTCCTCGCTACCTCGACGAACATCGATTATAAGGACAAGCGTGAACTCAAGGAAATTGGTATAAATGACTTCGAGAAGTTCGAAGATTGGGCTCACGCGATTTATACGAAGGTTGACAACTCCATACAGAAACACGCAACGTGGGGCGATGACGCGGCGACGATTTCGCTCCCGGACGGGTTCTGGCCCTTCAAACTGTCTTCTAGAGGGGACGATCGAGTGAATCGCTTCCTCGAAATGTTCGAGGACGCCGGGCTCTGTATCGACCTCGATGGTGACGTTGACGATGAGACAGTCCAACAGTTACAGGATCTAGGATATTTTTGA